Genomic window (Chryseobacterium sp. H1D6B):
GTCTATCATTCCGTTTTTTTTAAAAAATGCCGAGGCAACAATAATTTTATCTGCTATTTTAGGATAGAGATGAGCAATCTGCATCACCGTATTTCCACCGTTGCTGAATCCCCAGAATGAAGCTTTCTCAATACTAATTTCTTTTAAAAGAGCCGCTGCATCGTGAGCATCCTGCTCAAACGTTTCGGGAATATCTCTGTGCTCTGTCATTCCGTGGTTTTGAAGATCTATTCCTATCAGCTGAAACTTATCCGCTAATCTTTCAATAACTTCTTTATAATCGAATAAGATAGAAGAACCCCCGCCGTGAATCAAAACCAAGGGTTTTCCGGAACCGTAGATCTCATAATACATCTGTATTCCGTTAACCGTTTTATATCCTTTTTCTGTAGGATTCATGAATTA
Coding sequences:
- a CDS encoding alpha/beta hydrolase, which gives rise to MNPTEKGYKTVNGIQMYYEIYGSGKPLVLIHGGGSSILFDYKEVIERLADKFQLIGIDLQNHGMTEHRDIPETFEQDAHDAAALLKEISIEKASFWGFSNGGNTVMQIAHLYPKIADKIIVASAFFKKNGMIDGFFESMQEVDLDSIPEPLKINFLQLNPDFSKLENLFDKDSKRMQQFQDWDEEILTSIQSPALFISGDKDMMKPEHTVEMWRLVPDAQLMILPASHGSYMMADFDGMINKNLIDFTAAEVEKFLNH